A single genomic interval of Candidatus Brocadia sp. harbors:
- the hemL gene encoding glutamate-1-semialdehyde-2,1-aminomutase → MSKIIIEKSKKAFAEAQNFIPGGVNSPVRAFGAVGGTPIFIKSGSGCYLTDVDGNKYVDYVGSWGPLILGHADPRIVKKINEAVANGTSYGAPTELEIKLAQLVKEAMPSMEKVRMVNSGTEATMSAIRLARGFTKRDAVIKFDGCYHGHVDSLLIQAGSGATTLGTPTSPGIPQDFVKHTISLPYNDIDAVDEVCSDRGKDIACIIVEAVAGNMGVVPPKKGYLEGLREITQKHGIVLILDEVMTGFRVAHGGVQSLYHIAPDLTTLGKIIGGGLPVGAYGGKKEIMDSISPVGSIYQAGTLSGNPVAMTAGIATLEILKDNQIYKTLEEKSQRLAAGMEKACKDAGVSAYHTRVGSMLCTFFTDQPVTDYATAKKSDTKRYAKFFHGMLERGFYFAPSQFEAVFVSAVHGEKEIDATIDAFREVIKSF, encoded by the coding sequence TTGCTGAGGCACAGAATTTCATACCGGGTGGGGTTAATAGTCCTGTCAGGGCTTTTGGTGCCGTAGGTGGTACCCCAATTTTTATAAAGTCAGGGTCGGGTTGCTATCTGACCGATGTTGATGGCAACAAGTATGTAGATTATGTGGGTTCGTGGGGGCCGCTTATTTTAGGGCATGCAGATCCAAGGATAGTAAAAAAGATTAACGAAGCGGTTGCCAATGGTACGAGTTACGGTGCGCCAACCGAGTTAGAGATAAAACTAGCCCAACTTGTTAAAGAGGCCATGCCATCTATGGAAAAGGTGAGAATGGTCAACTCCGGTACAGAGGCAACGATGAGTGCTATCCGTTTGGCCAGGGGATTTACCAAACGAGACGCAGTAATTAAATTTGATGGCTGTTACCATGGGCATGTGGATAGTCTATTGATTCAGGCAGGCTCTGGTGCTACAACGTTGGGGACACCCACCAGTCCTGGTATTCCACAAGATTTTGTTAAGCATACAATTTCCCTTCCCTATAATGATATAGATGCGGTAGATGAAGTTTGTTCAGACAGGGGAAAGGACATCGCTTGTATTATTGTTGAGGCAGTTGCAGGGAATATGGGAGTTGTGCCTCCGAAAAAAGGTTATTTGGAAGGGTTGAGAGAAATAACCCAAAAACATGGTATTGTACTGATATTGGATGAGGTTATGACTGGTTTCCGGGTCGCGCATGGTGGTGTGCAGTCGCTTTATCATATCGCACCTGACTTAACCACGCTGGGAAAGATTATTGGTGGAGGTCTTCCGGTTGGGGCATATGGCGGTAAGAAGGAAATTATGGACAGTATCTCTCCGGTGGGTTCGATATACCAGGCGGGTACTTTGTCGGGAAATCCTGTGGCTATGACAGCTGGTATTGCCACGCTGGAAATACTTAAAGATAATCAAATTTATAAAACTTTGGAAGAAAAATCACAACGGTTGGCTGCCGGTATGGAAAAGGCATGCAAGGATGCGGGGGTGTCTGCCTATCATACCCGTGTAGGCTCGATGTTATGTACATTTTTTACCGATCAACCGGTTACGGATTATGCTACTGCCAAAAAAAGTGATACAAAACGATATGCAAAGTTTTTTCACGGCATGCTGGAAAGAGGGTTCTACTTTGCGCCGTCACAGTTTGAGGCTGTTTTTGTGTCAGCGGTTCATGGTGAAAAAGAGATTGATGCGACCATAGATGCCTTCAGGGAAGTAATAAAAAGTTTTTAA
- a CDS encoding AtpZ/AtpI family protein, producing the protein MPLIRKDKSKDNETYRIVGMIGSFGFTMAGAIAGGYFLGSYLDKKLNTYPWFMLVFIMLGIIGSFIEFFKLIKKLLGENNKVSNDNGR; encoded by the coding sequence TTGCCTCTGATCAGGAAAGACAAAAGTAAAGATAATGAAACGTATCGCATCGTAGGGATGATTGGAAGTTTTGGTTTCACGATGGCAGGTGCCATAGCGGGGGGATATTTTCTAGGTAGTTATCTTGATAAAAAACTCAATACATACCCTTGGTTCATGTTGGTCTTCATTATGCTGGGAATTATTGGGAGTTTTATAGAATTTTTTAAGTTAATAAAGAAGTTACTGGGTGAAAATAATAAAGTAAGCAATGATAACGGGCGATAA
- the atpB gene encoding F0F1 ATP synthase subunit A, translating into MSYVSGGGGELTTELPSFVDFAPIEAHSQFFGLTKHEWVPIIMSAAIIIFLGLFSMLATRRLKKVPGRLQSLLEIIVEGLENFTKSQMGRAAGPFIPFVGTLFIYIFTMNMLGQIPLFHSPTSNFNTTIALTLIVFFVTHYQGVKNNGVMGYLKHMAGKPIWLAPLVFPLHLMQELLSRPLSLSMRLFGNIMGEDTIIAIFIGLSPFLLGLIPIPMHLPMVFLALLGSTIQAMIFSLLASFYIAGAIGIHEEENH; encoded by the coding sequence GTGAGTTACGTGTCTGGTGGTGGAGGCGAACTAACAACTGAATTACCATCGTTTGTTGACTTTGCGCCTATAGAGGCCCATAGTCAGTTTTTTGGTCTTACAAAGCACGAGTGGGTACCAATAATTATGTCTGCCGCAATAATCATATTTTTGGGCCTATTCTCAATGCTTGCTACAAGAAGGTTGAAAAAAGTACCCGGAAGGCTTCAATCCCTATTGGAGATTATTGTGGAAGGGCTTGAAAACTTTACTAAATCACAGATGGGACGTGCTGCCGGACCATTTATCCCGTTTGTTGGTACTTTATTCATATACATTTTTACTATGAATATGCTGGGGCAGATACCACTTTTCCATTCACCCACGAGTAATTTCAATACGACTATTGCCTTAACACTCATCGTTTTTTTCGTTACCCATTATCAGGGAGTCAAAAATAATGGTGTTATGGGTTATCTGAAGCATATGGCCGGTAAACCAATTTGGCTTGCTCCGCTGGTTTTTCCCTTGCACCTGATGCAGGAACTCCTCTCCCGTCCTCTCTCGCTTTCCATGCGTCTCTTTGGAAATATCATGGGTGAGGATACGATTATTGCGATATTCATTGGTCTTTCGCCGTTTCTCCTGGGTCTTATACCGATTCCGATGCATTTACCGATGGTTTTCCTTGCTTTGTTAGGAAGTACCATACAGGCGATGATATTTTCTCTTTTAGCGAGTTTTTATATTGCGGGTGCAATTGGCATCCATGAGGAAGAAAATCATTAA
- the atpE gene encoding ATP synthase F0 subunit C, translating into MIYFALLAIAVALIAIAAFGCGIGQGIAVYGAANSMARQPEIAGKVQLVMFVGLAFIESLTIYSLMMSFILMGKLPKTEAVLELIQHAVK; encoded by the coding sequence GTGATTTATTTTGCGTTATTGGCGATAGCAGTAGCTTTGATTGCAATTGCGGCATTTGGTTGTGGTATTGGGCAGGGTATTGCAGTTTATGGTGCAGCGAATAGCATGGCCAGACAACCAGAAATTGCTGGAAAGGTACAGCTTGTTATGTTTGTGGGTCTGGCGTTCATCGAGTCTTTAACAATTTATTCCTTGATGATGTCATTTATTCTTATGGGTAAATTACCAAAAACAGAAGCAGTCCTTGAGTTAATTCAGCACGCTGTTAAATAG
- the atpF gene encoding F0F1 ATP synthase subunit B, producing the protein MGLDILNTLGINFKSIIIQGVGFLILLFILKKFLFGKISAMIKARADEVKNTYDKTEKDRAEAERLMLEYQKKLTETEAEVARRVQEAINEGNRISEEIVKRAKEEVELIRAKAQEGIEQERKKALTEIRNQVVTLSVLASSRIIKQSISQKTAEKLVDDFIEEIGELSVR; encoded by the coding sequence ATCGGATTGGATATTTTAAATACCCTTGGTATTAATTTTAAATCCATAATCATCCAGGGTGTAGGCTTCTTAATACTGCTTTTTATCCTCAAGAAGTTTCTTTTCGGTAAGATTTCGGCTATGATAAAGGCCAGAGCTGACGAAGTGAAAAACACGTATGATAAAACCGAAAAGGACAGGGCAGAGGCCGAGCGGCTGATGCTGGAATATCAAAAAAAACTTACTGAGACTGAAGCGGAGGTTGCAAGAAGGGTTCAGGAGGCCATAAACGAAGGAAATCGGATTAGTGAAGAGATTGTTAAACGTGCCAAGGAAGAGGTTGAACTGATCAGGGCAAAGGCACAGGAAGGTATAGAGCAGGAACGGAAGAAGGCCCTGACTGAAATCAGGAATCAGGTGGTAACTCTTTCTGTTTTAGCATCTTCAAGGATCATCAAGCAATCCATAAGTCAAAAGACTGCAGAAAAACTTGTCGATGACTTTATTGAAGAAATAGGGGAATTGAGTGTTAGATAA
- the atpH gene encoding ATP synthase F1 subunit delta, translating to MLDKSVAITFINALLEIASKKGLFDQIEKDLDLVCDVILKHANFKKVLFQPSVSRNNKKELIRNIFGNSVSDLMINFLCLLIDRRKERILDFVPNVYKEVTLEKKGIVKATVQVVAPLTEDRLEDFKKKLKKITGKTVELEVVQNPDILGGMVIQIGNKMIDGSVANRLKNLKTKLLSLRTA from the coding sequence GTGTTAGATAAAAGCGTTGCAATTACATTTATTAATGCCCTTTTAGAGATTGCTTCAAAGAAGGGGCTGTTTGATCAGATTGAAAAAGATTTGGATCTGGTTTGTGACGTAATTTTAAAACATGCCAACTTTAAGAAAGTATTATTCCAACCGTCCGTTTCACGAAACAACAAGAAGGAATTAATAAGAAACATATTTGGTAATTCGGTTTCAGACCTTATGATAAACTTCTTGTGTCTATTGATTGACCGTAGAAAAGAAAGGATTTTGGATTTTGTTCCGAATGTGTATAAAGAGGTTACTTTAGAGAAGAAGGGGATCGTAAAAGCTACTGTTCAGGTAGTTGCGCCCCTGACAGAAGATCGGTTGGAAGATTTTAAGAAAAAGCTGAAAAAAATTACGGGTAAAACAGTAGAGCTAGAGGTTGTCCAAAATCCGGACATTCTCGGTGGAATGGTAATCCAAATCGGCAACAAGATGATAGATGGAAGTGTTGCAAATCGATTAAAAAATCTAAAAACAAAACTGTTGTCTTTGCGAACAGCTTAG
- a CDS encoding F0F1 ATP synthase subunit alpha gives MALASTDITSIIKKEIEGYEEKLKLENVGHVMQVGDGVARIYGLDDCLSSELLEFPDSVYGIAMNLEEDNVGAILLGSDEKIKEGDIVKTTGKIVQVPVGKALLGRVVNALGQPIDGKGPIAVDEYRPIEGTSPNVVERQPVKEPLQTGIKAIDAMIPIGRGQRELIIGDRQTGKTAILIDTIINQRESGVYCIYVAIGQKMSTVADVVKTLEDNKVMDISIVVVASASDPAPLQYIAPYAGCAMGEYFRDNGMHAVVMYDDLYKHAIAYRQISLLLRRPPGREAFPGDIFNLHSRLLERAAKLNNELGGGSLTALPVVETQGGDYSAYIPTNVISITDGQIYLEGDLFNAGIRPAISVGLSVSRVGGNAQIPAMKKVAGTLRLTLAQYRELASFAQFGSELDKFTQAQLAKGSRLVELLKQPQYAPVPVEEQIMAIFAGINGYLDDVAVDKVRVFEKEFLKFMKEKYASIGMEIQEKKKLDQEIANKLENAIKEFKQIFAKKG, from the coding sequence ATGGCATTAGCATCCACTGATATTACTTCAATTATCAAAAAAGAGATTGAAGGATATGAAGAAAAATTAAAGTTAGAAAATGTGGGACACGTCATGCAAGTTGGTGACGGGGTTGCTCGTATTTATGGACTGGATGATTGCTTATCCAGCGAACTGTTAGAATTTCCTGATAGTGTATATGGCATTGCCATGAACCTCGAAGAGGACAATGTCGGTGCTATTCTTCTAGGCTCTGATGAAAAAATTAAAGAGGGTGATATCGTAAAGACTACCGGGAAAATTGTCCAGGTACCTGTAGGCAAGGCTTTGTTAGGCCGTGTAGTAAATGCTCTGGGGCAGCCTATTGATGGAAAAGGACCTATTGCCGTTGATGAATATAGGCCAATCGAAGGTACTTCTCCCAATGTAGTAGAGAGACAGCCTGTAAAAGAGCCATTACAAACCGGCATCAAGGCGATTGATGCCATGATTCCAATCGGCAGGGGCCAGCGCGAGCTTATTATTGGTGACAGACAAACGGGTAAAACAGCGATTCTTATTGATACAATAATTAACCAGCGTGAATCCGGAGTCTATTGTATCTATGTGGCGATTGGCCAAAAGATGTCTACTGTTGCAGATGTTGTTAAGACGCTGGAAGATAATAAGGTGATGGATATAAGCATTGTTGTAGTGGCTTCTGCTTCTGATCCTGCCCCGCTCCAATATATTGCACCGTATGCGGGTTGTGCAATGGGTGAATACTTCAGGGATAATGGTATGCATGCAGTGGTTATGTATGATGATCTGTATAAACACGCTATTGCATATCGACAGATTTCTCTTTTGTTAAGACGTCCACCGGGTCGTGAGGCATTTCCCGGCGATATTTTCAACCTTCATTCAAGATTGCTGGAAAGAGCAGCGAAGCTGAATAATGAACTTGGCGGTGGTTCTTTAACGGCGCTTCCTGTAGTAGAAACACAGGGTGGTGATTATTCGGCATATATTCCTACAAACGTTATTTCTATTACCGATGGTCAGATTTATCTGGAAGGCGATTTGTTTAATGCCGGTATACGTCCCGCTATTTCAGTAGGTCTTTCGGTGTCCAGGGTCGGTGGAAATGCCCAGATCCCTGCAATGAAAAAGGTTGCCGGCACATTGCGGCTGACTTTAGCCCAGTATAGAGAGTTAGCTTCGTTTGCTCAGTTTGGTTCTGAATTGGATAAGTTTACTCAGGCACAGTTGGCCAAAGGTAGCAGACTTGTAGAGTTGCTGAAACAGCCACAGTATGCACCAGTCCCAGTAGAAGAGCAGATTATGGCAATCTTTGCCGGAATTAATGGATATCTGGATGATGTTGCCGTAGATAAGGTCAGGGTTTTTGAAAAGGAATTCCTGAAGTTCATGAAGGAGAAATACGCTTCTATAGGGATGGAGATTCAAGAAAAGAAGAAACTTGATCAGGAGATAGCAAATAAATTAGAGAATGCTATCAAGGAATTCAAACAAATCTTTGCAAAAAAGGGCTAG
- the atpG gene encoding ATP synthase F1 subunit gamma, giving the protein MLSTREIKQRIRSITSIKQITRAMEMVAASRLKKVESKVIASRTYTEKMHSVLSHLVSSLEGIHPWFAEKEQAVPVIKVILITADKGLCGAYNNNIIQKVVKFIREKEGREIKLTLIGKKGYLHFTKGRYASLIEKYIPEGVEKLGYDHVQALAAQLIKGYEANEFGELHIFFTKFHTVMQSFSTSMRLLPIEKGTFESKGKQTSGEYIFEPSAEQIIRHLFPKFVETRLYQCILESLTSEYAARRVAMIAATDNAGEMIDELTSSYNKARQAAITKELLEVVSGAEALVR; this is encoded by the coding sequence ATGCTGAGCACGAGAGAAATTAAACAACGAATCAGAAGTATTACGAGCATCAAGCAGATTACCCGTGCCATGGAAATGGTGGCGGCGAGTAGGCTCAAAAAGGTTGAGTCTAAGGTTATCGCCTCGCGTACCTATACGGAAAAGATGCATTCCGTTTTAAGCCATTTGGTTTCTTCACTTGAAGGTATACATCCCTGGTTCGCAGAGAAAGAACAGGCGGTTCCTGTTATAAAAGTCATCTTGATCACAGCGGACAAAGGGCTTTGTGGTGCCTATAACAATAATATAATTCAGAAAGTTGTAAAATTTATCAGGGAAAAAGAAGGCAGGGAGATCAAGCTTACCCTTATTGGAAAGAAGGGATACCTGCATTTTACCAAGGGAAGGTATGCTTCTCTCATAGAAAAGTACATTCCAGAGGGTGTAGAGAAACTCGGATACGATCATGTGCAGGCATTAGCGGCGCAGTTAATAAAAGGGTACGAGGCAAATGAGTTTGGAGAATTGCACATATTCTTCACGAAGTTTCATACGGTGATGCAATCTTTTTCTACAAGTATGCGATTGTTACCCATAGAAAAGGGAACCTTCGAATCAAAGGGAAAACAAACCAGTGGTGAATATATTTTTGAGCCGTCTGCAGAGCAGATCATTCGTCACCTTTTCCCGAAATTCGTTGAAACCCGGCTGTATCAGTGTATCCTGGAATCGCTGACATCTGAGTATGCTGCCAGACGTGTTGCCATGATTGCGGCAACAGACAATGCTGGTGAAATGATTGATGAATTGACGAGTTCATATAATAAAGCCCGACAGGCCGCAATCACTAAGGAATTGCTGGAAGTTGTATCTGGTGCCGAGGCCCTTGTGCGGTAA
- the atpD gene encoding F0F1 ATP synthase subunit beta: MAKKVKESKENKGTIVQVIGPVVDVRFSPGALPAIKNAVNIKDSQKNISVVAEVAQHLGNDTARCIAMSSTDGLMRGMDAIDAGAPISVPVGKEVLGRVFNLLGDPIDKMGEVKATNRLSIHRPSPSFEERETVTTVLETGLKVIDLLAPFARGGKIGMFGGAGVGKTVLIMELIRSIATEHGGYSAFAGVGERTREGNDLWLEMKESGVIDKTVLVFGQMNEPPGARLRVALTGLTMAEYFRDTEGQDVLLFIDNIFRFVQAGSEVSALLGRMPSAVGYQPTLATEMGDLQERITTTKKGSITSLQAVYVPADDFTDPAPVTTFPHLDATISLSRQIAELGIYPAVDPLRSTSRILDPRIVGQEHYAVAREVQRILQRYKELQDFIAILGMEELSEEDKILVGRARRLQRFLSQPFFVAEQFTGTKGKYVPLKETIRAFKEVVEGKHDSLPEQAFYMVGGIEEVVEKAKQMGG, encoded by the coding sequence TTGGCTAAAAAAGTTAAAGAAAGTAAAGAGAATAAAGGAACTATTGTGCAGGTGATAGGGCCTGTTGTGGATGTGCGGTTTTCTCCCGGTGCGCTTCCTGCTATTAAGAATGCGGTTAATATAAAAGATTCCCAAAAGAACATTTCAGTAGTTGCTGAAGTTGCTCAACACTTAGGAAATGATACAGCCCGTTGTATTGCAATGTCATCGACTGATGGACTTATGAGGGGAATGGATGCTATCGATGCTGGTGCACCTATTAGCGTGCCAGTAGGAAAAGAGGTATTAGGAAGGGTTTTCAATCTGCTGGGTGATCCTATTGATAAGATGGGAGAAGTAAAGGCCACGAATCGCCTTTCCATTCACCGTCCGTCACCTTCTTTTGAGGAGAGGGAAACGGTTACAACGGTATTGGAGACGGGCTTAAAGGTTATTGATCTCCTTGCGCCTTTTGCACGGGGTGGAAAGATCGGAATGTTTGGAGGTGCCGGAGTAGGAAAGACTGTCTTGATCATGGAACTCATCAGAAGTATTGCTACAGAGCACGGTGGCTATTCAGCATTTGCTGGAGTTGGTGAAAGGACCCGTGAGGGAAATGATCTCTGGCTTGAAATGAAGGAATCTGGGGTTATTGATAAAACTGTGCTGGTTTTTGGTCAGATGAACGAACCGCCGGGGGCAAGACTAAGAGTTGCCTTAACTGGTTTAACGATGGCAGAGTATTTCAGGGATACGGAAGGGCAAGACGTTCTTCTGTTCATTGATAATATCTTCAGATTTGTGCAGGCAGGTTCTGAAGTATCAGCGCTTTTGGGTCGTATGCCTTCTGCTGTGGGTTATCAACCTACATTAGCTACAGAAATGGGTGACTTGCAGGAAAGAATTACTACGACCAAGAAGGGTTCGATTACATCATTACAGGCTGTTTATGTTCCTGCTGATGACTTTACTGACCCAGCACCGGTAACAACCTTCCCACACCTGGATGCAACCATATCTCTGTCACGTCAAATAGCAGAGTTAGGTATCTATCCTGCAGTAGACCCGCTGCGATCAACATCCAGAATCCTTGATCCAAGAATTGTAGGACAGGAACATTATGCGGTTGCCCGAGAGGTGCAGAGGATATTGCAGCGTTATAAGGAACTTCAGGACTTTATTGCAATTCTTGGTATGGAAGAACTTTCAGAAGAGGATAAGATATTGGTAGGGAGGGCTAGAAGGCTGCAGCGATTCCTGTCACAGCCATTCTTTGTTGCAGAACAGTTTACCGGCACAAAGGGAAAGTATGTACCTTTAAAGGAGACGATTCGAGCATTTAAAGAGGTAGTTGAAGGGAAACATGATAGCTTGCCCGAACAGGCCTTTTACATGGTTGGCGGGATTGAAGAGGTAGTAGAAAAAGCAAAGCAGATGGGTGGATAA
- the atpC gene encoding ATP synthase F1 subunit epsilon, with translation MAKTFKFEVITPEKVVYSDSAISVSADGTEGGLGVLADHAPLITELKTSILTVNDAHNKTVRLALDGGFMEVMTNNVVVLADKCVMEGEVDIEKMRLEKDTAEKALQKAGSVGEKEKAQVTLKRANTWLKLANK, from the coding sequence ATGGCAAAAACATTTAAATTTGAAGTTATCACACCTGAAAAGGTGGTTTATAGCGATTCTGCGATCAGTGTTTCTGCCGATGGGACAGAGGGTGGTTTGGGTGTACTTGCAGACCATGCACCACTGATTACAGAACTTAAGACGAGTATCCTAACGGTGAATGATGCACATAATAAGACTGTACGGCTTGCCCTCGATGGTGGTTTTATGGAGGTTATGACAAACAATGTCGTTGTGCTGGCTGATAAGTGCGTTATGGAAGGCGAAGTTGACATAGAAAAAATGAGATTAGAAAAGGATACAGCAGAAAAAGCCTTACAAAAGGCAGGGAGCGTTGGTGAGAAAGAAAAGGCTCAGGTTACGCTCAAACGAGCGAATACATGGTTAAAACTGGCCAATAAATAA
- a CDS encoding Uma2 family endonuclease, with translation MQTSIRYNYQDYVQLPEDKRYEIIDGDLFMVPSPNESHQRISANILYIFLNHVKRNKVGAVYCAPSDVLFSEEDIVQPDILFVANENKKIITKDNIRGVPDLVVEIFLPSTFKRDIGIKKKLYARHGVQEYWVVDPEHETVEVFLIRGKEFEGKRYGVKDYLSSTVIKGLNIDVKEIFV, from the coding sequence ATGCAAACAAGTATAAGATACAATTATCAGGACTATGTGCAACTTCCAGAGGACAAGCGATATGAGATTATCGATGGAGACTTGTTTATGGTACCTTCACCAAACGAAAGCCATCAGCGTATTTCTGCGAATATTTTATATATATTTTTAAATCATGTTAAAAGAAATAAAGTGGGGGCTGTTTATTGCGCACCCTCTGATGTACTCTTTTCTGAGGAAGATATAGTTCAGCCTGATATCTTGTTTGTTGCCAATGAAAATAAGAAAATTATTACAAAGGATAATATTAGAGGTGTACCCGATTTGGTTGTTGAGATATTTTTGCCTTCCACATTTAAGCGAGATATAGGAATTAAAAAGAAATTATACGCAAGGCATGGCGTGCAAGAATACTGGGTTGTTGACCCTGAGCATGAAACTGTCGAGGTGTTTCTAATACGAGGTAAGGAATTTGAAGGTAAAAGATATGGTGTAAAAGATTACCTAAGTTCGACTGTGATTAAGGGTCTGAATATTGATGTAAAGGAAATTTTTGTATAA
- the rfbB gene encoding dTDP-glucose 4,6-dehydratase — MSILITGGAGFIGSHFVRRMINQGKRAVVLDKLTYAGNLENLKDISENSKTSKQFKFYKGDICNQELVEHILSEEGIDTVVNFAAESHVDRSISSASNFIDTDMKGVFVLLEASRRFSIKKFIQISTDEVYGTAHQGSFKETDALNPSNPYSASKAGGDRMAYAYWVTYKLPIIITRASNNYGPNQHPEKFIPLFITNALEDKKLPLYGDGRQVRDWIHVEDHCAGIDFILNHGKDGEVYNIGGGNERYNVDTAHLILEELKKPKSLIEHVKDREGHDRRYALDCTKLMFLGWKPQIKFENGLRDTIHWYKNNQAWWKRIKNGEFMDYYNKQYGHRFADRDVQQTH, encoded by the coding sequence ATGTCTATACTTATTACAGGTGGTGCAGGATTTATCGGAAGTCACTTTGTCCGTAGAATGATTAATCAGGGCAAGCGGGCGGTGGTACTTGATAAGCTGACCTACGCAGGAAATCTCGAAAATCTTAAGGATATTAGTGAAAACTCAAAAACGTCTAAGCAGTTTAAGTTTTATAAGGGCGACATCTGCAATCAGGAATTAGTGGAACATATCCTGTCAGAGGAAGGTATTGACACGGTCGTCAACTTTGCTGCCGAATCACATGTTGACCGAAGTATTAGCAGCGCAAGTAACTTCATTGATACCGACATGAAGGGCGTTTTTGTCTTGCTTGAAGCATCAAGACGTTTCAGTATAAAAAAGTTTATTCAGATATCTACTGACGAGGTTTACGGGACAGCCCATCAAGGTTCGTTTAAGGAAACGGATGCCCTAAATCCCAGTAATCCCTATTCTGCAAGTAAAGCTGGAGGAGATAGGATGGCTTACGCTTATTGGGTGACGTATAAACTACCCATCATCATTACCCGGGCATCCAACAACTACGGTCCGAATCAACATCCTGAGAAATTTATCCCACTCTTCATTACAAATGCCTTAGAGGATAAAAAACTTCCCCTTTATGGTGATGGAAGGCAGGTACGGGATTGGATTCATGTTGAAGACCATTGTGCTGGTATTGATTTCATATTGAATCATGGGAAGGACGGCGAGGTGTATAATATCGGAGGTGGGAATGAACGGTATAATGTTGATACGGCACATCTTATCCTGGAAGAGCTCAAGAAACCTAAGTCATTGATAGAGCACGTCAAAGATAGGGAAGGACACGACAGACGTTATGCCCTGGATTGTACCAAATTAATGTTTCTGGGATGGAAACCTCAGATAAAATTTGAAAATGGCCTGAGGGATACAATCCATTGGTATAAGAATAATCAGGCATGGTGGAAACGAATAAAGAACGGCGAGTTCATGGATTATTACAATAAGCAATATGGTCACCGGTTTGCTGACAGAGATGTGCAGCAAACTCATTAG
- a CDS encoding HAMP domain-containing protein: protein MPGKGILVNRIKELHKKIELFQSIGYKSAKISLVIILFAILFGAICAYFFTRSICAPIKTLKDATDRIAQGDLDYRIDVRSSDEIGTLGTAFNQMFGKLKEGPIENRVRIFRILDKRVWMQYTF from the coding sequence ATCCCAGGAAAGGGGATATTAGTAAACCGGATAAAGGAACTGCACAAAAAAATTGAACTTTTTCAAAGCATTGGATACAAATCAGCCAAAATATCCCTTGTCATAATTCTTTTTGCCATTCTCTTTGGAGCGATTTGTGCGTATTTTTTTACCCGCAGCATATGTGCTCCTATAAAGACTCTGAAAGATGCCACAGACCGTATTGCACAGGGAGATTTGGATTATCGGATTGATGTTAGATCAAGTGATGAAATCGGTACTCTGGGGACCGCCTTTAATCAGATGTTTGGTAAACTGAAAGAGGGACCAATTGAAAACAGAGTTCGAATATTCAGGATATTAGACAAAAGAGTGTGGATGCAATACACTTTTTAG